The genomic region CAGCTTTTTCCTGAAGCTTATCTACGTTTAACTTCTTTAAAACCGGAACAAGAAGCTGTCTAATAATTTTTGCTATAAATATACCCACTACTAAAATAATGCTAGCGGCAATTATATTAGGTATAAAATTTAAAAACCTAGAAACTACCATAGTAATTGGTTGAGCAGCATCATGCAATCCTAACTGGTTTAGGACCTCTGGCAAAAACAGTAAAAAAACTATGATATAAACTAATTTACCGATAAATTCTACGGAGCTACCGGTATCCTCATCCACAACACCTAATTTGTCAGTGTGTTTCTCTAGCTGTAATTTGTTTAATAGCTTCACCACAATACTCTTAACTACTGCTGATACAACTAAAGCTAAAACTAACAGTAGTGCCGCATGAATTACAGAAGGCACTGCTGATATAAAAGATTCAAATAATCTCTCTAGATATTCCATCTTTTTTCTCCTCCTTATTATTAATGGTAACTATTATTATAAAGGAAAATGGTAATGATTACAAGGTTTCTTTGTGCAATGTTTTAAACTGTCAGTTTTTTCAGTTTAATAATGTTCGGTATTAAATTCGCTTTGGGTACAAAGAAGAATATCTAAACTTTTCAAAACACCTTTATTTCTGAAAGAAACAGGTTGCAGAGAGCCTTAAACAAAGCTTTAAAAAGTTAAAACAGGGTATTGCCAAAACACAAAACAGGGATTATAATTAATAGTGTAGATATTAACTACTTTCTAATTTTCCCTCTAATCTTTTTAAATATACAAACTTAATTTCTCCGAAAAAAGATCAAAACTACCGCTAAGCCAAGTCTTAGCGGTAGTTTTTTTATTATATTATTGGAAAGGATGCAAAAAGCGGGGCTAATAATACTGTCACAAGCCCAGCCACAACTATAGCGAGGCTGCTCATGGCGCCTTCAACCTCTCCTATTTCTAAAGCTTTTGTGGTGCCCATAACGTGCGAAGATGTTCCTATTGCCAGTCCTATAGCAATAGGTTCTGTAATTTTAAATAATTTACATACACTAACTGCTATAATATTTCCAAATATGCCGGTTAATATTATAGTCGCTACGGTCAAAGTAATTATTCCTCCAAGTTCCTCTGAAACTCCTATTCCGATAGCTGTTGTTATAGACTTAGGAAGTAAAGTTACAAATTGTTGGTCGGTTAGCTGAAAAAATTTAGACAAAATAGTCACAGTTGTTAAGCTAGATAACACACCTGTT from Proteinivorax hydrogeniformans harbors:
- a CDS encoding LrgB family protein: MTEILSNSVYFGVVISVLGYSLGLWVKSKLKWGVFNPLLISIIFVILVLVIFNIEYESYNEGAKYLSYLLTPATVCLAVPLYQQLQLLKNNLKALTIGITTGVLSSLTTVTILSKFFQLTDQQFVTLLPKSITTAIGIGVSEELGGIITLTVATIILTGIFGNIIAVSVCKLFKITEPIAIGLAIGTSSHVMGTTKALEIGEVEGAMSSLAIVVAGLVTVLLAPLFASFPII